The Planctomycetaceae bacterium genome has a window encoding:
- a CDS encoding ATP-grasp domain-containing protein — translation METHRAILDVLADRWWIAALSFGVALVATPLMRLIAHKTRIVDRPDELLKPHGRPVAYLGGVAICLGLLSGLLAHLLTRPGGDLLWARIAADLGSGNVRGLISNPFWNLLGIAAGAIVITLVGLLDDIKNISPRKKVYGQTLAAGLMLAGGVGTRMITIVTSQIGITLPLWLTIAVSAVMCVMLVIATCNATNLLDGLDGLCGGVTGIIAVGFVVLAAWLGAWGHSPINSPLRLTLCVAMAGAVLGFLPHNVPPASIFMGDAGSMLLGFFVAAMMALFSEEGNPRWFIAACGIFALPIIDTGLAVVRRLLSGKSIFAGDRSHLYDQLIDRGMSVRQVVGLFYLLAAVAATLAVSMGIFLRMREAVPIYAVVIMLISYVLYRMGMVRPQARKAGLVGIELESKRMNLLFTSAGRRVSLLHEFQRAAHDLGLRLEIHAADMDPMAPALQIADRQLLVPHIGHHEYTQRLSAYCRDHKIHAVIPLIDTDLSVMSASRQLFEQAGTRAIISSQEVVKVACDKLLTCRFLQDNGFLTPRVLTADEVAAACPPLFIKPRFGSASLGAHKILTNEDLAYYRHKNPDSVVQELIEGQEYTVDVFTDLSGRSLCAVPRQRLEVRGGEVTKSKTVRHEEIIRQSRRLVDCLAGCVGMITIQCFLTPDNRVVFIEINPRFGGGVPLSIVAGADSPRWLLELLLGRTPTIHSDAWQDNLVMLRYMKGLFVPQDQLAATRGGSLPEPLDVKPSQQPAAESLDIPLPE, via the coding sequence ATGGAAACTCATCGCGCGATACTGGATGTTCTGGCCGACCGCTGGTGGATCGCCGCGCTGTCATTTGGCGTGGCGCTGGTGGCGACGCCTCTGATGCGGCTGATCGCCCATAAGACCCGCATTGTCGACCGTCCGGATGAGCTGCTCAAACCGCACGGGCGTCCGGTGGCGTACCTGGGCGGCGTGGCCATCTGCCTGGGGCTTTTGAGCGGGCTGCTGGCCCACCTGCTGACGCGCCCGGGCGGGGACTTGCTCTGGGCCCGCATCGCCGCCGACCTGGGCAGCGGCAACGTCCGCGGCCTCATCAGCAATCCGTTCTGGAACCTGCTGGGGATCGCCGCCGGCGCCATCGTCATCACGCTGGTGGGCCTGCTCGACGACATCAAGAACATCAGCCCCCGCAAGAAGGTTTACGGCCAGACGCTGGCGGCGGGGCTGATGCTGGCCGGCGGCGTGGGAACTCGAATGATTACGATCGTCACCTCGCAGATAGGCATAACGCTGCCGCTGTGGTTGACGATCGCCGTCAGCGCCGTGATGTGCGTCATGCTGGTGATCGCCACCTGCAACGCGACCAATCTGCTCGATGGGCTCGATGGCCTGTGCGGGGGCGTCACGGGCATCATCGCCGTGGGGTTCGTGGTGCTGGCGGCCTGGCTGGGGGCATGGGGGCATTCCCCGATCAACAGCCCGCTGCGCCTGACGCTGTGCGTCGCGATGGCTGGAGCGGTGCTGGGATTCCTGCCTCACAACGTGCCGCCGGCGAGCATCTTCATGGGCGACGCGGGCAGCATGTTGCTGGGCTTCTTCGTCGCCGCCATGATGGCGCTGTTCTCCGAGGAAGGCAATCCGCGATGGTTCATTGCCGCCTGTGGAATCTTTGCTCTGCCAATCATTGATACGGGATTGGCCGTCGTGCGTCGCCTGCTGAGTGGCAAGAGCATTTTTGCCGGCGACCGCAGCCATCTCTATGACCAGTTGATCGATCGGGGTATGAGCGTGCGCCAGGTCGTCGGGCTGTTCTACCTGCTGGCGGCAGTAGCCGCCACCCTGGCGGTCAGCATGGGCATCTTCCTTCGAATGCGGGAGGCGGTGCCGATTTACGCTGTCGTCATCATGCTGATCAGTTATGTGCTCTACCGCATGGGGATGGTGCGCCCGCAGGCTCGCAAGGCCGGTTTGGTGGGCATCGAACTGGAAAGCAAGCGAATGAATCTCTTGTTTACCTCCGCCGGCCGCCGCGTGTCGCTGCTGCACGAGTTCCAGCGGGCGGCTCACGACCTGGGCCTCCGGCTCGAGATTCACGCCGCCGACATGGACCCGATGGCCCCGGCGCTGCAGATTGCGGACCGACAACTGCTCGTGCCTCACATCGGACACCACGAGTACACCCAGCGATTGAGCGCGTACTGCCGTGACCACAAGATTCACGCTGTCATCCCGCTGATCGACACGGACTTGAGCGTGATGTCCGCCTCGCGCCAGCTCTTCGAGCAGGCCGGCACGCGGGCGATCATCTCGTCGCAGGAGGTCGTCAAGGTCGCCTGCGACAAGCTCCTGACCTGCCGGTTCCTCCAGGACAATGGGTTTCTTACCCCCCGCGTCCTGACGGCCGACGAAGTCGCCGCCGCGTGCCCGCCCCTGTTCATCAAGCCCCGCTTCGGCAGCGCCAGCCTGGGCGCTCACAAGATCCTGACGAACGAGGATTTGGCCTACTATCGCCACAAGAATCCCGACTCGGTCGTGCAGGAATTGATCGAGGGGCAGGAGTACACTGTCGACGTTTTCACGGATTTGTCCGGACGCTCGCTCTGTGCCGTCCCGCGCCAGCGCCTGGAAGTTCGCGGCGGCGAAGTGACCAAGAGCAAAACGGTTCGCCATGAGGAGATCATCCGCCAGTCCCGCCGGCTGGTAGACTGCCTGGCCGGCTGCGTGGGCATGATCACGATCCAGTGCTTCCTCACGCCCGACAACCGCGTGGTCTTCATTGAGATCAATCCCCGCTTCGGCGGCGGCGTCCCCCTGTCGATCGTCGCCGGGGCCGATTCGCCGCGATGGCTTCTGGAACTGCTGCTGGGACGCACGCCGACGATCCATTCCGACGCCTGGCAGGACAACCTGGTCATGCTGCGATACATGAAAGGCCTCTTTGTACCGCAAGACCAACTCGCCGCCACGCGGGGAGGATCGTTGCCAGAACCCCTCGACGTCAAGCCGTCGCAACAGCCCGCTGCAGAATCTCTGGATATTCCGCTTCCAGAATGA
- a CDS encoding bi-domain-containing oxidoreductase, protein MKQILQDLRGGQTRLVEVPSPIVTPGSLLIRTTRTLISAGTERMLVEFGKASLLAKARSQPDKVKQVLDKIKTDGLSATLEAVFSRLDEPLPLGYCNCGVVLEVGPGVTGFASGDRVISNGPHAQIVAVPKNLCAKVPDGISDEQAAFTVLASIALQGLRLVNPLMGEQVAVFGLGVIGLVAVQLLRANGCQVLAIDVNADRLRQAAAYGAATALAGQGTDPVVAARAWTSGRGVDAVVITAAAKTDLIMHQAAEMSRKRGRLVLVGVVGLNIRRSDFYEKELTFQVSCSYGPGRYDDRYEKGGQDYPLSQVRWTEQRNFQAVLDMLATGRLNVEALISHRFNLDEAAEAYDLISTRGGLGVILKYPEAVDRAPALTLGWRDRDDRAVASPIVGVIGAGNFSKVTLVPALAKIGARVGYIADLNTAAATHLAGKFQANKAVSDYHLMLQDPAVQAVFVAVNHNLHARLVTEILRAGKHAFVEKPLAMTLEELSQIQSAAAAAPQCMVMTGFNRRFSPHTQAIAKALSGRKEPVSMTMTVNAGYIPPEHWVHDPVLGGGRIIGEACHFIDLLAFLAGCEVTTVSACMAGRGFATRDDKMAITLGFADGSVGSVCYYANGSKQYPKELLRVFSDGRVFELDNFRQTHAFGARGFRTVRTRRQDKGHQEEFAQFIAQAAQGREPPVRWRDQVAVTLASFAAVASAMEERTVILEAEYPEILQRAVATA, encoded by the coding sequence ATGAAGCAAATTCTCCAAGATCTCCGCGGCGGCCAGACGCGTCTGGTTGAAGTCCCCTCGCCGATCGTCACGCCCGGGTCGCTGCTGATCCGCACGACGCGAACGCTGATCTCGGCGGGCACCGAACGCATGCTCGTCGAGTTCGGCAAGGCCTCGCTGCTGGCAAAGGCGCGCAGCCAGCCCGACAAGGTCAAGCAGGTGCTCGACAAGATCAAGACCGACGGACTCTCGGCCACGCTCGAAGCGGTGTTCAGCCGTCTGGACGAACCGCTGCCGCTGGGCTACTGCAACTGTGGGGTGGTGCTGGAGGTGGGGCCCGGGGTGACGGGTTTCGCTTCCGGCGACCGTGTGATCAGCAATGGTCCGCACGCCCAGATCGTCGCCGTGCCAAAAAACCTTTGTGCCAAAGTGCCCGACGGTATCAGTGACGAGCAGGCCGCGTTCACCGTGCTGGCCAGCATCGCCCTGCAGGGCCTGCGGCTGGTGAATCCGCTGATGGGCGAGCAGGTGGCGGTGTTTGGACTGGGCGTGATCGGCCTGGTGGCCGTGCAATTGCTGCGGGCTAACGGATGCCAGGTGCTGGCCATCGACGTCAACGCCGATCGGCTCAGGCAGGCCGCCGCCTACGGCGCCGCGACGGCACTGGCCGGACAGGGAACGGACCCGGTGGTCGCCGCCCGGGCGTGGACCAGCGGGCGCGGCGTCGACGCGGTGGTGATCACCGCCGCGGCCAAGACTGATCTGATCATGCACCAGGCCGCCGAAATGTCGCGCAAACGCGGACGACTGGTGCTGGTGGGCGTGGTTGGCCTTAACATCCGCCGCAGCGACTTCTACGAAAAGGAACTGACGTTCCAGGTCTCCTGCTCGTACGGACCGGGCAGGTACGACGACCGCTACGAGAAGGGCGGGCAGGATTATCCACTCTCGCAGGTGCGATGGACCGAGCAACGCAACTTCCAGGCGGTTCTCGACATGTTGGCCACCGGGAGGCTCAATGTCGAGGCCCTGATCAGCCACCGCTTCAATCTCGATGAGGCCGCCGAAGCATATGACCTGATCAGCACCCGCGGCGGGCTGGGCGTGATCCTCAAGTATCCCGAGGCGGTGGACCGAGCGCCGGCCTTGACGCTGGGTTGGCGCGACAGGGATGACAGGGCGGTTGCTTCACCCATCGTCGGCGTCATAGGGGCGGGGAACTTCTCTAAGGTCACGCTGGTGCCGGCGCTGGCCAAAATCGGCGCGCGTGTAGGATATATCGCAGACCTCAATACCGCCGCGGCCACTCATTTGGCCGGCAAGTTCCAGGCTAACAAGGCCGTCAGCGACTATCACCTGATGCTGCAAGATCCGGCCGTCCAGGCGGTGTTCGTGGCGGTCAATCACAACCTGCACGCGCGGCTGGTGACGGAGATCCTTCGCGCCGGCAAACATGCCTTCGTTGAGAAACCGTTGGCGATGACACTCGAGGAGCTGTCGCAGATCCAGTCGGCCGCCGCGGCGGCGCCGCAGTGCATGGTGATGACGGGCTTCAACCGCCGCTTCTCGCCGCACACGCAAGCCATCGCCAAGGCCCTGTCCGGTCGCAAGGAACCGGTGTCGATGACGATGACGGTCAATGCCGGATACATTCCGCCCGAGCACTGGGTGCATGACCCGGTCCTCGGCGGTGGGCGCATTATCGGCGAGGCCTGCCATTTCATCGACCTGCTGGCGTTTCTGGCCGGGTGCGAGGTCACGACGGTCTCGGCATGCATGGCGGGCCGGGGCTTCGCCACGCGCGACGACAAGATGGCCATCACGCTTGGCTTTGCCGATGGGTCGGTGGGGTCCGTGTGCTATTACGCCAACGGCTCAAAGCAGTACCCAAAGGAATTGCTGCGAGTTTTCAGCGACGGTCGCGTGTTTGAACTGGACAACTTCCGCCAGACCCATGCCTTTGGCGCGCGCGGATTCCGCACCGTCAGGACGCGCCGGCAGGACAAGGGGCACCAGGAAGAGTTTGCGCAATTCATCGCTCAGGCGGCGCAGGGGCGTGAGCCTCCGGTGCGATGGCGAGATCAGGTGGCGGTAACGCTTGCCAGTTTTGCCGCCGTGGCCTCGGCAATGGAGGAGCGGACGGTCATTCTGGAAGCGGAATATCCAGAGATTCTGCAGCGGGCTGTTGCGACGGCTTGA
- a CDS encoding O-antigen ligase family protein, which yields MRDVFGRFDRFYDAAGLAGAIIVILLLLALLIMTIAGKRWWLLTIFVAALMFSGHVNDRLDSGSTLLRWAIMFLMALTALRGIGNPGLAAIMLGTMAIVGLVGSFRAPSLFFAIQKSGLLFILVIPMASAMAASIQTRSDVRRFLLILLFGSSIFLVLALASLGELRGSRFGGATKNAPLFVQTGGMLLPVVLWATLAIKVKWLRAASAAIGMGIATICVLSGQRTGTFAGFIACVPLVGARLGIKRLLMALVIVAATALVAYQVLSLFPAQKEFVMKRFTSADTTGRMGLWQAAYEGCLTAPWLGHGVGSNATLGFGFHNAYLGIWYDQGLLGLSLYAGALLALLGQSLRLMLPRHCEEDREYGRLFAGIMLGSIVAAFFEVKLDSPSNFFIFMTAAVSVMVSRLAAIDSKPVWQETALPPYTLQERADPNLALLIQSYYA from the coding sequence ATGCGTGACGTCTTTGGACGATTTGACCGGTTCTATGATGCGGCAGGGTTGGCCGGGGCCATCATTGTGATCCTGCTGCTGCTGGCCCTGCTGATCATGACGATCGCCGGCAAGCGGTGGTGGCTGCTGACGATCTTTGTGGCAGCTCTGATGTTCTCCGGACATGTAAATGATCGGCTGGACTCCGGATCGACATTGCTGCGATGGGCAATCATGTTCCTGATGGCATTGACAGCGTTGCGAGGGATTGGCAATCCCGGTCTGGCGGCAATCATGTTGGGGACCATGGCGATTGTCGGTTTAGTCGGTTCTTTTCGGGCGCCGTCGTTATTTTTTGCGATCCAGAAGTCCGGCTTATTGTTTATTCTGGTGATCCCGATGGCCTCTGCCATGGCCGCCTCCATCCAGACGCGATCTGACGTCCGGCGGTTCCTCCTGATCCTGCTGTTCGGTTCATCGATCTTCCTAGTATTGGCCCTGGCCTCCCTGGGAGAGTTGAGAGGCTCGCGATTCGGCGGCGCCACAAAGAATGCCCCGCTATTCGTTCAGACCGGCGGAATGTTGCTGCCGGTGGTGCTTTGGGCAACCCTGGCAATCAAAGTGAAATGGCTGCGGGCAGCATCTGCGGCCATAGGCATGGGAATTGCCACGATCTGTGTTCTAAGCGGCCAGAGGACCGGCACCTTTGCCGGATTTATTGCGTGTGTTCCTCTGGTGGGTGCGCGGCTGGGAATCAAGCGATTGTTGATGGCTTTAGTCATTGTCGCCGCTACCGCTCTGGTCGCATACCAGGTCCTCAGTCTCTTTCCGGCCCAGAAAGAGTTCGTCATGAAGCGATTCACTTCAGCAGATACCACCGGACGCATGGGACTATGGCAAGCGGCTTATGAAGGATGTTTGACTGCGCCATGGCTGGGGCATGGAGTAGGTTCAAACGCCACCCTGGGGTTTGGATTTCACAATGCATACTTGGGCATCTGGTATGACCAGGGATTACTGGGCCTCTCCCTTTATGCCGGGGCTCTATTGGCTCTGCTGGGCCAAAGCCTGCGACTCATGTTGCCGCGGCACTGCGAGGAAGACAGGGAGTACGGACGACTATTTGCCGGCATCATGTTGGGATCAATTGTCGCGGCTTTCTTTGAAGTTAAGCTGGACAGCCCCAGCAACTTTTTCATCTTCATGACTGCCGCTGTCAGCGTCATGGTTTCCCGCCTGGCTGCGATAGACTCGAAGCCCGTTTGGCAGGAGACGGCCCTGCCGCCTTACACCTTGCAGGAGCGGGCCGATCCGAACCTCGCACTGTTGATCCAGAGCTATTACGCCTGA
- a CDS encoding glycosyltransferase family 4 protein has product MKHTTIVCVAPFNNPHIVPMYDEMARAEWVKVTRVSLRALAQERLSLGWPEMAPDSPYLQPWRRLSDRLAYYWKLLSADVVILPGFFHFPTLPFHHWLRRLTGKPTLLWSEPFLDHPRTSRSGISLMLRRLLLAPCDSPNVHLLAAGRGAEIDFYRLGVCRWNTWVFGFSTYHDPKEKPDLSVPLSGTVRLVYSGSLIKRKGVDILLSALGQTDLAQRDWHLTIVGDGPERLALEDQIRKLGVSSKVELTGALPIQQCANVYRRSQILILPSRFDGWGAVLNEAMGHGLAVIASDRVGATRPLLVEGKTGFLFRSEDTDDLVRRVMTLVDDRDLLQRMRRAALERIWMFQPAEVARRLLLLCCALAGGERMQQYHDGYCVAVGLQATEESSPPGQDLA; this is encoded by the coding sequence ATGAAACACACCACAATTGTCTGTGTTGCTCCGTTCAACAACCCGCACATCGTGCCCATGTATGATGAAATGGCACGGGCGGAATGGGTCAAGGTGACTCGCGTCTCACTACGAGCCCTGGCGCAGGAACGTCTGTCTCTAGGCTGGCCCGAGATGGCCCCAGACTCGCCCTATCTGCAGCCGTGGCGCCGCCTATCTGACCGACTGGCATATTACTGGAAACTTCTCTCCGCCGATGTCGTGATTCTGCCCGGCTTCTTCCATTTCCCGACGCTTCCCTTTCATCACTGGCTGCGACGGCTGACAGGCAAGCCCACGCTTCTTTGGTCTGAGCCCTTCCTAGATCACCCCAGAACATCTCGCTCAGGAATTTCTCTGATGTTGCGGCGCCTCCTGCTAGCTCCGTGCGATTCGCCCAACGTTCACCTGTTGGCTGCGGGTCGCGGGGCGGAAATCGATTTCTACCGTCTTGGTGTCTGTCGCTGGAATACTTGGGTTTTTGGCTTTTCCACCTATCATGATCCAAAGGAGAAGCCGGATCTTTCGGTACCGCTTTCCGGGACGGTTCGTCTGGTATACTCCGGCTCGTTGATCAAACGTAAGGGAGTAGACATTCTGCTGAGCGCACTCGGGCAGACCGATCTTGCCCAACGGGATTGGCACTTGACGATTGTGGGCGACGGCCCTGAACGCCTCGCACTGGAAGATCAGATTCGAAAACTCGGGGTCTCCTCCAAAGTCGAATTGACTGGGGCTCTGCCGATCCAGCAATGCGCGAATGTATACCGTCGCAGTCAGATCCTGATTCTCCCCAGTCGGTTTGACGGCTGGGGAGCGGTATTAAATGAAGCGATGGGGCACGGTCTGGCCGTGATCGCCAGCGACCGAGTGGGCGCCACGCGCCCGCTGCTGGTGGAAGGTAAGACCGGCTTCCTGTTCCGCAGCGAGGACACTGACGACTTGGTCCGGCGGGTGATGACTTTGGTAGATGACCGGGACCTTCTGCAGCGAATGCGGCGTGCGGCACTTGAACGGATCTGGATGTTCCAACCGGCAGAAGTGGCGAGAAGGCTTTTGTTGCTGTGTTGTGCGCTGGCTGGCGGGGAAAGAATGCAACAGTACCATGATGGTTATTGTGTGGCTGTCGGTCTGCAAGCCACAGAAGAATCATCGCCTCCAGGGCAGGATTTGGCTTGA
- a CDS encoding class I SAM-dependent methyltransferase, producing the protein MEHDPQKQDFCGKYTHSTGASRWLINRFFSQMSELLQGLDVQVAAEIGCGPGFSTQQLRKSLSQKVVFDASDVEPDLVKLAGERNPDVPVRRESIYHLSRPDHSVDILFVLEVLEHLEHPEQAMAEICRVSRRWAILSVPREPIWCMMNMGRLKYVRSLGNTPGHLNHWTARGFINFVSLYCKVISRRTPLPWTILLCRVS; encoded by the coding sequence ATGGAACACGATCCACAAAAGCAGGATTTTTGCGGGAAGTATACCCACAGCACTGGTGCCTCTCGCTGGCTGATCAACCGTTTCTTTTCTCAGATGAGCGAACTTCTCCAGGGCCTGGATGTTCAGGTCGCCGCGGAAATCGGCTGTGGGCCAGGCTTCAGCACCCAGCAGTTGAGAAAAAGCCTTTCGCAGAAGGTCGTCTTCGACGCCAGCGATGTCGAGCCTGATCTGGTGAAGCTAGCCGGTGAGCGTAATCCGGATGTCCCGGTCCGCCGGGAATCCATCTACCACTTGTCGCGGCCGGATCACTCGGTGGATATCCTGTTTGTGTTGGAGGTGTTGGAGCACCTGGAGCATCCCGAGCAGGCGATGGCCGAGATCTGCCGCGTGAGCCGGCGCTGGGCGATCCTGTCGGTGCCGCGAGAGCCGATCTGGTGCATGATGAACATGGGGCGTTTGAAATATGTCAGGTCGCTGGGTAATACGCCAGGCCACCTGAACCATTGGACCGCCCGTGGATTTATAAATTTCGTCAGTCTTTACTGCAAAGTGATATCGCGACGAACTCCGCTGCCATGGACGATCCTGCTCTGTCGCGTATCTTAA
- a CDS encoding lysylphosphatidylglycerol synthase transmembrane domain-containing protein, with protein sequence MNLIGINDIPVDPVPAQSRWRKVGNILLHCVGLVVFVWLVWRCDWRAMLRSWQTLRGDLFALGCLLFPVMMIFKTWRFQALTQRTVGRISLGRAWIVYLAAYFVGIITPGRLGEFARVRYLVKSHQVTVARAFRPVLIDRMFDVLCLVAVGLLGWAALGLRGIEGMTTTRVALLGIVAIVLLTGPLWGSPAIRALGQWAPSRSKFSKLMAWLEETLSIFYTPLGGLCAAMTLLAYLVGFLQAWLIVKAMGINNIAYPDMCVLMASICLAMLLPVSVSGFGTREGAAVLLMGQVYGIAAEQAIAFSLLYFVMSNVIGGLSGGVCYLFMPLCRPAEDMSPTRLKGESQDIL encoded by the coding sequence GTGAATCTGATCGGCATTAACGACATCCCTGTCGATCCTGTCCCCGCACAGTCGCGCTGGCGCAAAGTGGGCAACATTCTTCTCCACTGCGTCGGTCTGGTCGTGTTCGTGTGGCTGGTCTGGAGATGTGACTGGCGGGCGATGCTGCGGAGCTGGCAGACTCTGCGCGGCGATCTGTTTGCGCTGGGTTGCCTGCTGTTTCCAGTCATGATGATCTTCAAGACGTGGCGGTTCCAGGCCCTGACGCAGCGAACGGTCGGCAGGATCTCCCTTGGCCGGGCATGGATTGTATACTTGGCGGCGTATTTTGTCGGAATCATTACGCCCGGACGGCTGGGTGAGTTTGCAAGAGTTCGCTACCTGGTCAAGAGCCATCAGGTAACGGTCGCGCGGGCATTTCGTCCGGTTCTCATCGACCGCATGTTTGACGTACTGTGCCTGGTGGCAGTCGGATTGCTGGGTTGGGCAGCCTTGGGGCTGCGGGGAATCGAGGGGATGACGACCACGAGGGTTGCCCTTCTTGGAATTGTGGCGATCGTTCTGTTGACCGGGCCGCTTTGGGGATCCCCGGCGATCCGGGCCCTGGGGCAATGGGCCCCGTCGCGGAGCAAGTTCAGCAAACTGATGGCGTGGCTGGAAGAAACGCTGTCTATCTTCTATACGCCATTAGGGGGGCTATGCGCGGCGATGACGCTTCTGGCATACTTGGTGGGGTTCTTGCAGGCCTGGCTGATCGTCAAGGCGATGGGCATCAACAACATCGCCTACCCGGACATGTGTGTTCTAATGGCCTCGATCTGCTTGGCGATGTTGCTGCCAGTCAGTGTCAGCGGTTTTGGCACGCGCGAAGGCGCTGCCGTTCTCCTGATGGGCCAAGTATATGGTATTGCCGCCGAGCAAGCCATAGCCTTTTCACTGTTGTATTTTGTGATGTCCAACGTCATCGGCGGCCTGTCGGGCGGCGTCTGCTATCTGTTCATGCCCCTGTGCCGCCCGGCAGAGGATATGAGTCCGACGCGACTTAAAGGGGAATCACAGGACATTCTCTAA
- a CDS encoding glycosyltransferase family 2 protein → MQDKRLIVIIPALNEQQTIADVINRIPRKMDGAEVVKVVVVDDGSTDATADAALKAGADVVSHANNRGVGIAFATGVKAALARGADIVVNMDGDGQFSPEDIPALVRPILKDGAEFVTCSRFGNPEVVPVMPRTKLVGNHMMSWLISRLCRGQRHFTDVSCGFRAYTRETLLRMNLFGQYTYTQETFINLASMGVEMAEVPLRIRGTREFGKSRVAGSLLKYVSKTVPIIFRTFRDLHPLGFFGIIASVVILAGLVMGAFVFIHWLQTGYTTPYRSMLIGSAVGLILGFVFLVLALLADMLNRIRMLLEELLFINRTALYRDQRPQPKVSERDVG, encoded by the coding sequence ATGCAAGACAAACGACTGATCGTCATCATCCCGGCGTTGAACGAGCAGCAGACCATTGCCGATGTGATCAATCGGATCCCCCGGAAGATGGACGGGGCGGAGGTTGTGAAGGTCGTTGTTGTCGACGATGGGTCTACCGACGCCACGGCGGACGCCGCCCTCAAGGCGGGAGCAGACGTCGTTAGCCATGCCAACAATCGCGGTGTGGGCATCGCCTTTGCCACCGGGGTCAAAGCCGCCCTGGCGCGGGGCGCCGACATCGTCGTGAACATGGACGGGGACGGGCAGTTCTCTCCCGAGGACATTCCCGCACTGGTTCGCCCGATCCTCAAGGACGGGGCGGAATTCGTGACCTGCAGCCGTTTTGGAAATCCCGAGGTGGTTCCGGTGATGCCCAGGACCAAACTCGTCGGCAACCATATGATGAGCTGGCTCATCAGTCGCCTTTGTCGAGGGCAGAGGCATTTCACTGACGTATCGTGCGGCTTCCGAGCCTACACGCGGGAAACGCTGCTCCGGATGAATCTGTTCGGGCAGTACACGTACACCCAGGAGACGTTCATCAACCTGGCCAGTATGGGCGTCGAAATGGCCGAGGTGCCGCTACGGATCCGGGGCACGCGCGAGTTCGGTAAGAGCCGCGTCGCCGGCAGCCTCCTGAAGTACGTGTCTAAGACCGTGCCGATCATCTTCCGGACGTTCCGGGACCTGCACCCGCTGGGGTTTTTTGGGATCATCGCCTCGGTGGTCATTCTGGCCGGACTGGTGATGGGCGCATTCGTGTTCATTCATTGGCTGCAGACGGGCTACACGACGCCGTACCGTTCCATGTTGATCGGCAGCGCGGTAGGCCTCATCTTGGGATTTGTCTTTCTGGTTCTGGCCCTCCTGGCCGACATGCTCAACCGAATCCGCATGCTGCTGGAGGAGCTGCTGTTCATCAACCGTACGGCGCTGTACCGGGACCAGCGCCCTCAACCGAAGGTCTCGGAGAGGGATGTTGGGTGA
- a CDS encoding glycosyltransferase: MTTVAVLIPAYNESMTIAKVVDDFRRELPQAQIYVFDNGSTDDTAATALAHEARVVKEPRRGKGYVVERMMDTVQADAYVLVDGDDTYPAEKVHDLLAPILSGEADMVVGARLQEYGENSFRPMHVTGNKVVRALVNWMGHSRLSDIMSGYRAFSRRVVDRLPVVSAGFEIETEMTIQMLYYRMEIVEVAVPYRQRPAGSVSKLQTVRDGLRVLWKMFTLFRSFKPLTFFGAVAVLLFGCGILAGILPINDYITTGKVPHFPSAILATGLMILSAGSVFLGILLHAINWRLREMHNVMVRGRR; encoded by the coding sequence ATGACGACGGTTGCGGTGCTCATCCCGGCGTATAACGAATCCATGACCATCGCCAAAGTCGTGGATGATTTCCGCCGCGAATTGCCGCAGGCTCAGATCTACGTCTTTGACAACGGATCAACGGACGACACGGCGGCCACTGCCCTGGCCCACGAAGCACGCGTGGTGAAAGAGCCCCGGCGGGGGAAAGGCTATGTCGTCGAGCGAATGATGGATACTGTCCAGGCGGACGCCTATGTGCTGGTTGACGGCGACGACACGTATCCGGCCGAGAAGGTGCATGACCTGCTGGCGCCGATCCTCAGCGGCGAAGCGGACATGGTGGTCGGCGCACGCCTCCAGGAGTACGGCGAGAATTCCTTCCGCCCCATGCACGTCACCGGCAACAAAGTCGTCCGAGCCCTGGTGAACTGGATGGGACACAGCCGCCTGAGCGACATTATGAGCGGCTATCGTGCCTTTTCCAGGCGGGTGGTGGACCGCCTTCCGGTGGTGTCGGCCGGCTTCGAGATTGAAACGGAGATGACGATCCAGATGCTGTATTACCGCATGGAGATCGTTGAAGTGGCCGTACCGTATCGCCAGAGGCCCGCGGGCAGTGTGAGCAAGCTTCAGACAGTCCGCGACGGTCTGCGGGTGCTGTGGAAGATGTTCACGCTGTTTCGGTCCTTCAAACCGTTGACGTTCTTTGGCGCGGTGGCGGTTTTGTTGTTTGGATGCGGAATATTGGCCGGCATTCTGCCGATCAATGATTATATCACGACGGGCAAAGTACCGCACTTCCCGTCGGCGATTCTGGCCACCGGGCTCATGATCCTGTCGGCAGGCAGTGTTTTTTTGGGAATCCTGCTGCACGCAATAAATTGGCGGCTGCGGGAGATGCACAATGTGATGGTGCGCGGCCGCCGATAG